The proteins below come from a single Pseudochaenichthys georgianus chromosome 14, fPseGeo1.2, whole genome shotgun sequence genomic window:
- the LOC117458061 gene encoding junctional adhesion molecule 3B-like: protein MAKTRLACLLTLLSTHCYFSVLAVVLKTSNEAPWTDEFDRIELSCLIESISTSNPRIEWKKITNEGPSYVYFDKKISGDLENRAMIREPATLLITNATRSDTAKYRCEVTAADDQRSFDEIVIDLVVRVKPVMPKCSVPKSVPFGKSAELSCVEEEGFPKSQYQWFKNKEEVPDDHKTSLKFFNSSYTLDADSGTLQFITVRKEDAGEYFCRAKNDAGYAECLPQQMEVYDIDVLGILMGVLVVVIVLMSITAGICCAYKRGYFSTQKQTGNNYKVPAKGDGVDYVRAEDEGDFRHKSSFVI from the exons GCTACTTCAGCGTATTAGCAGTCGTGCTGAAAACCAGCAACGAAGCGCCGTGGACCGATGAGTTTGACA GAATCGAGTTATCTTGTTTGATTGAGTCCATTTCTACGTCCAACCCCAGGATCGAATGGAAGAAAATAACGAACGAGGGACCAAGTTATGTGTACTTTGACAAGAAAATCTCCG GCGACCTGGAGAACCGAGCGATGATCCGAGAACCCGCCACGCTGCTCATCACCAACGCCACCAGGTCGGACACGGCCAAATACCGCTGTGAGGTCACCGCTGCTGATGACCAGAGGTCCTTCGATGAGATCGTGATCGACCTCGTTGTACGAG TAAAACCCGTGATGCCAAAATGCAGCGTCCCAAAGTCAGTGCCTTTTGGGAAGTCTGCtgagctgagctgtgtggaggagGAGGGCTTCCCCAAGTCTCAGTACCAGTGGTTCAAGAACAAGGAGGAGGTGCCCGACGACCACAAGACCAGCCTCAAGTTCTTCAACTCCTCGTACACGCTGGACGCAGACTCAGGAACTctg CAATTCATCACGGTCAGAAAAGAAGACGCAGGCGAGTACTTCTGTCGAGCGAAGAACGATGCGGGATACGCCGAGTGTCTGCCGCAGCAGATGGAAGTCT atgacattgatgttttGGGCATTTTAATGGGCGTGCTGGTGGTGGTCATCGTGCTCATGAGTATAACAGCGGGGATCTGCTGTGCATACAAGCGAGGATACTTCTCCACCCAGAAACAGACGGGGAACAA CTACAAGGTTCCAGCTAAAGGAGACGGAGTGGACTACGTCAGGGCGGAGGACGAG GGGGATTTCCGACACAAGTCTTCATTTGTGATCTGA
- the LOC117458287 gene encoding vacuolar protein sorting-associated protein 26B-like: MSFFGFGQSADIDIVLNDAETRKKAEHKTEDGRKDKYFLFYDGETVSGKVNVTLKYPGKRLEHNGIKIEFVGQIELYYDRGNHHEFVSLVKDLARPGELTESQTFDFEFTHVEKPYESYTGQNVKLRYFLRATVSRRLNDISKELEIVVHTLSSYPELNSSIKMEVGIEDCLHIEFEYNKSKYHLKDVIVGKIYFLLVRIKIKHMEIDIIKRETTGTGPNVYHENDTIAKYEIMDGAPVRGESIPIRLFLAGYEMTPSMRDINKKYSVRYYLNLVLIDEEERRYFKQQEITLWRKGDIVRKSMSHQAIMASQRFEGSSHPEKTPTQSQEEDG, from the exons ATGAGCTTCTTTGGTTTCGGGCAAAGTGCGGACATCGATATAGTTCTGAATGACGCCGAAACGAGAAAGAAAGCTGAGCACAAAACCGAAGACGGCAGGAAGGACAAATATTTTCTCTTCTACGATGGGGAAACGGTGTCTGGGAAAGTCAACGTGACGCTGAAGTACCCGGGGAAGAGGCTCGAGCACAACGGCATCAAGATTGAGTTTGTCGGCCAGATAG AGCTGTACTACGACAGAGGGAACCACCATGAGTTTGTGTCTCTGGTGAAGGACTTGGCGCGGCCCGGGGAGCTCACTGAGTCACAGACGTTTGACTTTGAGTTCACACATGTGGAGAAACCCTACGAGTCTTACACCGGTCAGAACGTCAAATTACG TTACTTCCTGAGGGCCACAGTGAGCCGGAGGCTGAATGACATAAGCAAAGAGCTGGAAatcgtggtgcacacactcagCTCATACCCCGAGCTCAACTCCTCCATCAAGATGGAAGTGGGCATCGAGGACTGTCTACACATAGAGTTTGAGTACAATAAATCCAA GTATCACCTTAAAGATGTGATTGTAGGGAAGATTTACTTTCTGCTGGTGAGGATTAAGATCAAACATATGGAGATTGACATCATCAAGCGGGAGACAACCGGCACAGGTCCTAACGTGTACCACGAGAACGACACCATAGCAAAGTATGAGATCATGGACGGGGCACCAGTCAGAG GAGAGTCCATCCCCATCAGGCTGTTCCTCGCAGGCTATGAGATGACGCCGAGCATGAGGGATATCAACAAGAAGTACTCGGTGCGGTACTACCTCAACCTGGTCCTCATCGATGAGGAGGAGAGACGCTACTTCAAGCAGCAG GAGATCACCCTGTGGAGGAAGGGCGACATCGTGAGGAAGAGTATGTCTCACCAAGCCATCATGGCCTCGCAGCGCTTCGAAGGCTCCTCTCATCCAGAGAAGACCCCGACCCAGAGCCAAGAAGAGGACGGCTAA